One part of the bacterium genome encodes these proteins:
- a CDS encoding DegQ family serine endoprotease gives MRRTSILTALLLLVAAASIAEEPSGVDILRSIQEAFTSVAAEVGPAVVYIEVKSETEKSLSFFGPWGFEAPPEQEAAGSGFIIDAEGYVLTNAHVVAQAKEIRVTLSDERTFDAEVVGIDPDTDLALLRLKDARNLQVVRLGDSDIVRVGEWALAIGSPFGLQQTVTAGIISAIGRTNMGLANYEDFIQTDASINPGNSGGPLVNLDGEVIGINSAIRTRGAWTGESYNSGIGFAIPINMARRVAADLRDKGSVVRGWLGVSIQNLNEEVAQAMDLRETKGALVAEVLPDSPAEDAGFEVGDVVLEMNGLKVKDANELKNRVALLIPDERVEFLISRDGAEKRIDVTIGERPPDLNAYYEESRGTEGESRAVASLGIEVQNLDPELVKEMGLDEDKGVVITRVFRDSPADKAGLRSGDAILQFDRQEVKDAAGFEEMAGKIVEGEPVLVLIWRDGRTTFLVIEK, from the coding sequence ATGCGCAGAACGTCCATCCTCACCGCCCTCTTGCTTCTCGTCGCCGCGGCGAGCATCGCCGAAGAGCCCTCGGGAGTGGACATCCTCCGCTCCATCCAGGAGGCCTTCACCTCGGTGGCGGCCGAGGTCGGCCCAGCCGTGGTTTACATCGAGGTGAAATCGGAAACCGAGAAGAGCCTGAGCTTCTTCGGCCCCTGGGGTTTCGAGGCGCCCCCCGAGCAGGAGGCCGCCGGATCGGGCTTTATCATCGACGCGGAGGGGTACGTACTCACCAACGCCCACGTCGTCGCCCAGGCCAAGGAGATCCGCGTGACCCTCTCCGACGAAAGGACCTTCGACGCCGAAGTCGTGGGGATAGACCCCGACACCGACCTCGCTCTGCTCCGCCTCAAGGACGCCCGGAACCTCCAGGTGGTCCGTCTGGGCGACTCGGACATTGTGCGCGTCGGTGAATGGGCGCTGGCCATCGGCAGCCCCTTCGGCCTCCAGCAGACCGTGACCGCGGGCATCATCAGCGCCATTGGCCGCACCAACATGGGCCTGGCCAACTACGAGGACTTCATCCAGACCGACGCCTCGATCAACCCGGGCAACTCGGGCGGCCCCCTGGTCAACCTGGACGGCGAGGTCATCGGCATCAACTCGGCCATCCGCACCCGGGGCGCCTGGACCGGCGAGTCATACAACAGCGGCATCGGCTTCGCCATCCCCATCAACATGGCCCGGCGGGTGGCCGCGGATTTGCGCGATAAGGGCAGCGTCGTACGCGGCTGGCTCGGGGTCTCCATCCAGAACTTGAACGAGGAGGTGGCCCAAGCCATGGACCTTCGGGAGACCAAGGGCGCGCTGGTCGCCGAGGTCCTGCCCGACTCCCCCGCCGAGGACGCCGGCTTCGAGGTCGGCGACGTGGTGCTCGAGATGAACGGGTTGAAGGTCAAGGACGCCAACGAGCTGAAGAACCGGGTGGCCCTCCTGATCCCCGACGAGCGGGTCGAGTTCCTCATCAGCCGCGACGGCGCGGAGAAGAGGATTGACGTGACGATCGGCGAGCGGCCCCCCGATCTCAACGCGTACTACGAGGAATCCCGGGGCACGGAAGGCGAATCGCGGGCCGTGGCCTCCCTGGGAATCGAAGTTCAGAACCTCGACCCCGAGCTCGTCAAGGAGATGGGGCTCGACGAGGATAAGGGCGTGGTCATCACCCGCGTCTTCCGGGACTCCCCCGCCGATAAGGCCGGCCTGCGGTCCGGTGACGCCATCCTCCAGTTCGACCGGCAGGAGGTCAAGGACGCGGCCGGCTTCGAGGAGATGGCGGGCAAGATTGTCGAGGGCGAGCCCGTGCTGGTGCTCATCTGGCGCGACGGGCGGACGACCTTCCTGGTCATCGAAAAGTAG
- a CDS encoding T9SS type A sorting domain-containing protein, with protein sequence MFSLPDDGRVELSVFDLAGRRVATPIASELTAGRHETSWNCAEIPSGVYLYRLETVAGSLTQRLVISR encoded by the coding sequence GTGTTCTCGCTTCCGGATGACGGGCGGGTGGAGCTTTCGGTCTTCGACCTGGCCGGTCGTCGGGTTGCGACGCCGATAGCCTCGGAGCTGACCGCGGGCCGCCATGAGACGTCCTGGAACTGCGCTGAAATTCCCTCGGGCGTCTACCTCTACCGCCTTGAAACGGTTGCGGGATCGCTGACCCAGAGGCTGGTGATCAGCCGGTAG